In Methanocella paludicola SANAE, the sequence AATATCCAATTGTCGCTTAAAAAATATAATTTATTGGTGCGACTGAGGCTTAGGCAGAAGCGGGTAGAGCCACCCTGCAAATGAGGCGGGCGATCGTGTCTGTATGTATATTTTGCCGGGCCCTCTCATGCGTAGCACCAGGCCCTCGCCGCTCAGCACGGTGGACTTAATGCCGCCGACCCTTTCCACGCTGTAGGTGATCCCCTGCTGGAATGCGACCAGGTTGCCCGTGTCCACCTTGATCTCCTCGCCGGGCTGCAGGTCGACGGGGTGGATGGCCCCGAAGGAGGATATGAACAGGTCACCCTGGCCAAAGATGCGTAAGAAGAACAGGCTCTCGCCGGAGAACAGGCCCTTTGCGCCCTGAAACTTCGTGTCAATGCTCAGGCCTGGCGTGGAGCATAGGTACGACCCGCCCTGGACGAGCCATTCCCCGCTCATCGGGATGTGCTCGACGTCGCCCGTGTAAGCGGGGCCGAACGTGATGACGCCCTTCCCCTGCTG encodes:
- a CDS encoding TIGR00266 family protein; the encoded protein is MKYEILYRPVYSLLKVEMDAGESMSSEAGAMVSMTPNIEIQTTAKGGLLSSLKRTVLGGESFFQNTFICQQGKGVITFGPAYTGDVEHIPMSGEWLVQGGSYLCSTPGLSIDTKFQGAKGLFSGESLFFLRIFGQGDLFISSFGAIHPVDLQPGEEIKVDTGNLVAFQQGITYSVERVGGIKSTVLSGEGLVLRMRGPGKIYIQTRSPASFAGWLYPLLPKPQSHQ